ATTCCCTGCAGGAGGTTTCCGAGCGCATGAGCGAGTTCCTCTGGACACCCACACCGGAACTGATCGCGCAGAGCACCCTCACCGCCTTTCTCCGGCGCGCCGGCTGCGCGGACTACGACGCGCTCGTGCGCCGCGCCGACGCCGACCCGGCCTGGTTCTGGGGCGAGGTGATCCGCTTCTTCGATCTGCGCTTCTACCGTCCCTACGAGCAGGTCCTGGACCTGTCAAAGGGGCTGCCCTGGGCGCGCTGGTGCGTGGGCGGCACCACCAACATGGTGCTCAACTGTCTCGACCGGCACCGCGGCACGCCGGTCTGGGACCGGACCTACCTCGTCTGGGAAGGGGAGACCGGCGCCCGGCGCACCCTCAGCTATCGCGACTTCGACGCCGAGGTGTGCCGGCTCGCCAACGCGCTGCGCTCGCTGGGCATCGGGCGCGGAGATGCGGTGGGGATCTTCCTGCCCAACCTGCCCGAGGCCTTCGCCGCCTTCTTCGCCATCGTCAAGGTCGGCGGCATCGTGATGCCGCTCTTCTCCGGCTTCGGGCCCGAGCCGCTGGCGCTCAGGCTGGCCGACGGCGGCGCCCGGGCGGTGATCACCTCCGATGGGGCCTGGCGTCGCGGCAAGCCCGGCGCCATGAAGGCCGTGCTCGACGAGGCGCTCAGGAACGTGCCCTCGGTCGAGCACGTCATCGTCGTGCGCTACCTGGGCGAGGGCGTCGAGACGCCGATGACGCCCGGGCGCGATCACTGGTGGCATGAGGGGGTGGGGCCGCAGCCGCCGGAGGCCCCGACCGAGGAGATGGGCGCCAGCGA
The sequence above is a segment of the Candidatus Rokuibacteriota bacterium genome. Coding sequences within it:
- a CDS encoding AMP-binding protein, producing the protein MSEFLWTPTPELIAQSTLTAFLRRAGCADYDALVRRADADPAWFWGEVIRFFDLRFYRPYEQVLDLSKGLPWARWCVGGTTNMVLNCLDRHRGTPVWDRTYLVWEGETGARRTLSYRDFDAEVCRLANALRSLGIGRGDAVGIFLPNLPEAFAAFFAIVKVGGIVMPLFSGFGPEPLALRLADGGARAVITSDGAWRRGKPGAMKAVLDEALRNVPSVEHVIVVRYLGEGVETPMTPGRDHWWHEGVGPQPPEAPTEEMGAS